The following are from one region of the Paenibacillus sp. JZ16 genome:
- a CDS encoding HesB/YadR/YfhF family protein, translating to MQIQVSDQAARWYKKELDLQAGTFVRFFPRYSSGGGLHPGFSLGISVEEPREAGLTERSEEVTFFMEEQDLWYLKGYTLRVKYEESLDDISYIYEEEGAVN from the coding sequence ATGCAAATTCAAGTCAGCGATCAGGCGGCACGATGGTACAAGAAGGAACTAGACCTTCAGGCAGGCACGTTCGTTCGCTTCTTTCCACGATATAGCTCAGGCGGAGGCCTCCATCCCGGCTTTTCGCTCGGTATTTCGGTAGAAGAACCAAGAGAAGCGGGACTCACGGAGCGTTCCGAAGAGGTAACATTCTTTATGGAAGAACAGGATCTGTGGTATTTGAAGGGATATACGCTACGCGTGAAATATGAGGAATCCTTGGATGACATTTCGTATATTTATGAAGAAGAGGGCGCAGTGAATTAA
- a CDS encoding DUF6080 domain-containing protein, translated as MTFFSYLFRHKKDNYTAIGLSICLVLWYVFMNLPFVTYIKDHAAELMPHSPFYGAPFTLNLFNFDPSMEYGPENISIIHPFINFLTSPLTTMIGSANLPYLLIQSVLNALSAALVYYIVRRSGAGWLLSFVTAAFFGISSYTLFTAFIPDSYAYAQFMIILSAAYLHYCRLTNRYAVMPNASLALINFGITSTNVATFAGALLISLFDRRWKDAFKRFILIMLAFLGMVIIVTLLQHLLFSGKSWIANVFSSVQNGALSYVSPFSFEHHSRVFYMLFVSPILSPELAMIDPGIAAFVTNLAKPYPIHVHIVGIGMLILAILSFMKGIRSRDTWAFAIYILFAILLHIIVGFGLATYAYDLYLYAGHYLFAVFVLAALFIAKTKNFRIQQALTGIMILFLLITLVNNMVLHGQTLEYIQMTYDTVFKNIEK; from the coding sequence ATGACTTTTTTCAGTTATTTATTCCGACATAAAAAAGATAATTACACGGCGATCGGCCTAAGTATCTGTCTTGTCCTATGGTATGTTTTCATGAACCTTCCGTTCGTGACCTACATTAAGGATCATGCAGCCGAGTTGATGCCGCACAGCCCGTTCTATGGTGCGCCTTTCACATTGAATCTGTTCAACTTCGATCCTTCCATGGAATATGGACCGGAGAATATCTCGATCATCCATCCATTCATTAATTTCCTGACCAGTCCGTTAACGACGATGATCGGGAGTGCGAACCTCCCTTATCTTCTGATTCAATCGGTATTGAATGCCTTAAGCGCTGCGCTGGTCTACTATATCGTCCGAAGAAGCGGAGCCGGCTGGTTGTTGTCCTTCGTAACTGCGGCTTTCTTCGGTATCAGCTCGTATACGCTGTTCACGGCGTTCATACCGGATTCCTATGCTTATGCGCAGTTCATGATCATCTTATCAGCCGCCTACTTACACTATTGCCGGCTTACGAATCGATATGCCGTCATGCCGAATGCTTCCCTGGCCCTGATTAATTTCGGCATCACCTCTACGAATGTGGCAACGTTCGCAGGTGCGCTCCTGATCAGTCTGTTCGATCGACGCTGGAAGGATGCCTTTAAACGCTTCATCCTCATTATGCTGGCTTTTCTGGGGATGGTGATTATCGTAACCCTGCTTCAACACTTGCTGTTCTCAGGTAAGTCCTGGATCGCCAACGTGTTTTCAAGCGTTCAAAACGGTGCGCTCAGCTATGTTTCTCCTTTTTCATTCGAGCACCATTCCCGGGTCTTCTACATGCTGTTTGTAAGCCCGATCCTGTCGCCGGAGCTTGCCATGATTGATCCGGGGATCGCGGCATTCGTGACGAATTTGGCCAAGCCGTATCCGATTCATGTCCATATCGTCGGGATCGGAATGCTTATTCTTGCGATTCTGTCCTTCATGAAAGGCATCCGCTCCCGCGACACCTGGGCATTTGCCATCTATATCCTGTTCGCGATTCTGCTGCACATCATCGTTGGGTTCGGTTTGGCCACTTATGCTTACGATCTGTACTTGTACGCAGGACATTATCTGTTTGCCGTGTTTGTGCTTGCAGCGCTGTTTATTGCCAAAACGAAGAATTTCCGGATTCAACAAGCTCTGACCGGCATCATGATTCTGTTCCTGTTGATCACCTTAGTGAACAATATGGTATTACACGGGCAGACGCTAGAATATATTCAGATGACCTATGATACGGTATTCAAGAATATCGAGAAATAA
- a CDS encoding ADP-heptose synthase, whose translation MTRIFVTEAVMLAIYGQLLVPPKPVEYIIPYTTILELYELHTTEEHLMNSSADDQHVKIKIGELISYFEEPLNKKKIERALQVPWSKSPTIPVSETTRVSVMNTMDTAPYGESFDPVETELLLASQRTEAPILTDQYELIQRIVESALPVQVYDIDDFDFALEVPLSGQP comes from the coding sequence ATGACCAGAATTTTCGTGACGGAGGCCGTCATGCTGGCTATTTACGGTCAGCTGTTAGTACCACCGAAACCCGTCGAGTATATCATTCCGTACACAACCATTTTGGAATTATATGAGCTTCATACCACCGAAGAGCATCTCATGAATAGCAGTGCTGATGACCAGCACGTCAAGATAAAGATCGGCGAATTGATTTCCTATTTTGAAGAGCCGCTGAACAAAAAGAAAATTGAGCGTGCCCTGCAGGTTCCCTGGTCCAAGAGCCCTACCATTCCCGTTAGTGAAACTACTCGGGTCTCGGTCATGAACACCATGGACACCGCACCTTATGGGGAATCCTTTGATCCTGTTGAAACTGAGCTGCTGCTGGCATCCCAAAGAACCGAGGCTCCCATACTGACTGATCAATACGAATTGATTCAGCGTATCGTCGAAAGCGCTCTTCCCGTTCAGGTATATGATATCGACGATTTTGACTTTGCATTGGAGGTCCCGCTGTCCGGGCAGCCCTAA
- a CDS encoding ABC transporter ATP-binding protein — protein sequence MKSWKIYYPFVKPYMKWIILTLIIGMIKFAIPLLLPMIMKYVVDDLLINQQMTIEQKIQDLMWILAGTLVLFVVVRGPVEYLRQYFAQFITSRILFDMRNRLYAHLQRLSLRYYQNTKVGEAISRFINDVEQSKNLVEVGMMNIWLDMFTLLFVLIVMFFMNPVLTLVAISILPLYGLAVNLLYKRLKRLTKDRSQALAGIQAYLHERIQGISVIRSFTLERYDQKKFEGINGNFLKKAMAQTRWNALTFSIINTLTDIAPILVIGYGGYRVIQGDLTLGTFVAFFGYLDRLYAPLRRLINSSTVLTQASASLERVKELMDEPYDIVDRPDAKTLKTAGQIEFDRVSFKYNDAAGWVLQDINLTIRQGQTVAFVGMSGGGKSSLIGLIPRFYDVQQGAVKINGHDVRDLTLDSLRGSVGMVLQDNFLFSGTVRENILFGNPEADEERIVAAAKAANAHDFITQLPQGYETEVGERGVKLSGGQKQRLAIARVFLKDPDILVLDEATSALDLESEHLIQQALQSLSNNRTTLIVAHRLSTITHADQIVVLENGRITEQGTHGELMNLDGSYARLYNVQHLES from the coding sequence TTGAAATCATGGAAAATCTATTATCCGTTTGTTAAGCCATACATGAAGTGGATCATTCTGACCCTTATTATTGGCATGATCAAATTTGCAATTCCGTTATTACTGCCCATGATCATGAAATATGTCGTGGATGATTTGCTGATCAACCAGCAGATGACGATCGAACAGAAAATTCAGGATCTGATGTGGATTCTTGCCGGGACACTGGTGCTGTTTGTCGTGGTGCGTGGTCCGGTGGAATACTTGCGGCAGTATTTTGCCCAATTCATTACCAGCCGTATTTTATTCGATATGCGTAACCGGTTATATGCCCATCTGCAGCGGTTATCCCTCCGTTACTATCAGAATACCAAGGTAGGCGAGGCGATATCACGTTTTATCAATGATGTGGAACAATCCAAGAACCTGGTGGAAGTCGGTATGATGAACATCTGGCTGGATATGTTTACACTGCTGTTCGTGTTAATTGTCATGTTCTTCATGAATCCCGTATTGACGCTGGTTGCCATCTCGATTCTTCCTCTATATGGACTAGCGGTGAATTTGTTGTATAAGCGGCTTAAACGTCTGACTAAGGACCGGTCGCAGGCTCTCGCCGGCATCCAAGCGTATCTGCATGAACGGATTCAGGGGATCTCGGTTATCCGCAGTTTTACCCTGGAGCGTTACGACCAGAAGAAATTCGAAGGGATCAACGGCAATTTCCTGAAAAAAGCGATGGCCCAGACCCGCTGGAATGCGCTCACCTTTTCCATTATCAACACGCTCACCGATATTGCGCCTATTCTGGTTATCGGTTATGGGGGATACCGGGTGATCCAGGGAGATCTGACATTAGGTACGTTTGTTGCCTTCTTTGGTTACCTCGACAGGCTGTATGCGCCCCTTCGCCGTCTGATCAATTCGTCAACGGTGCTAACGCAGGCTTCAGCGTCGCTGGAGCGGGTCAAGGAGCTCATGGACGAGCCGTATGACATTGTGGACCGTCCGGATGCCAAAACGCTTAAAACAGCGGGACAGATCGAATTCGACCGTGTCTCCTTCAAATACAACGACGCTGCCGGTTGGGTGCTTCAAGATATAAACTTAACCATTCGGCAGGGGCAGACGGTTGCGTTTGTCGGCATGAGCGGCGGCGGTAAATCGTCTCTGATCGGACTGATTCCGAGATTCTACGATGTACAGCAGGGCGCGGTGAAGATTAACGGTCACGACGTCAGGGATCTGACGCTGGACAGCCTGCGCGGATCGGTGGGCATGGTCCTGCAGGACAACTTCCTATTCAGCGGCACTGTCCGTGAGAATATTCTGTTCGGCAATCCGGAGGCGGATGAAGAGAGAATCGTCGCCGCTGCCAAAGCTGCCAATGCGCATGATTTCATTACCCAGCTGCCGCAAGGCTATGAGACGGAAGTGGGTGAACGCGGCGTCAAGCTCTCTGGCGGACAGAAGCAGAGATTAGCGATCGCTCGTGTCTTCCTCAAGGATCCGGACATTCTGGTGCTGGATGAAGCGACGTCGGCGCTGGACTTGGAGTCCGAGCATCTGATACAGCAGGCGCTGCAATCCCTGTCCAACAACCGCACCACATTGATCGTGGCCCATCGCCTGTCAACGATTACGCACGCCGATCAAATCGTTGTGCTGGAGAATGGCAGAATTACAGAGCAGGGAACGCACGGCGAGCTGATGAACCTGGATGGAAGTTATGCCAGACTATATAACGTGCAGCATCTAGAGAGTTAA
- a CDS encoding protease complex subunit PrcB family protein encodes MKKTTKLLTAMLVTSSLLGAGAASAFQDVQEGKPLQMVKELQAKGIIQGVSADKFAPAKTITTAQAVQMIVNVADLKVQPNFTGRSFDSVPKDAWFADAVNIAAQNGLSVSADMKWNEPITREGFATLLSEAIQKTGNYPVVMMYLHVADEDLMKEESRGAVQFLLLTKIAELDANAKFHPTKNLTRIEAAELAYHSIRFIEEHQKNMIPQEPGQSEPDVSTKVVKVDESQNKVTVTKEDLPNPGYGIKITSVDYVSDTEAVIHYKVLQPDPDKMYPQVISKSSDDVLVPSKYTKITVKAEATEGTLDSTK; translated from the coding sequence ATGAAAAAAACTACGAAATTGTTAACTGCAATGCTTGTCACTTCGTCATTGCTCGGTGCCGGCGCCGCCTCTGCTTTCCAGGATGTTCAAGAGGGGAAGCCTTTACAAATGGTGAAGGAGCTGCAAGCGAAAGGTATAATCCAAGGGGTTAGCGCCGACAAATTCGCTCCGGCCAAAACAATAACGACCGCCCAGGCGGTACAGATGATTGTGAATGTCGCCGACCTGAAGGTACAACCGAACTTTACGGGCCGTTCGTTTGACAGTGTGCCGAAGGATGCCTGGTTTGCTGATGCTGTGAATATAGCGGCTCAGAACGGATTGTCCGTATCCGCAGACATGAAATGGAATGAGCCGATAACGCGTGAAGGGTTCGCGACATTGCTCTCGGAAGCGATTCAGAAGACCGGGAATTATCCCGTGGTTATGATGTATTTGCATGTAGCCGACGAGGATCTGATGAAAGAGGAGAGCCGGGGAGCGGTGCAGTTCCTGCTGTTAACCAAGATCGCTGAGCTCGACGCTAACGCCAAGTTCCATCCAACGAAGAATTTAACGCGAATAGAAGCGGCAGAGCTTGCGTACCATTCGATCCGATTCATTGAGGAGCATCAGAAGAACATGATACCCCAGGAGCCGGGACAATCTGAACCGGATGTAAGTACAAAAGTTGTTAAGGTGGATGAATCGCAGAACAAAGTTACGGTAACCAAGGAAGACCTACCGAATCCGGGGTACGGCATTAAAATTACGTCGGTCGACTATGTTAGCGATACCGAAGCCGTGATCCACTACAAAGTTCTTCAACCCGATCCGGACAAAATGTACCCGCAAGTCATCTCGAAATCTTCCGATGACGTGCTCGTGCCTTCCAAGTACACCAAAATCACGGTCAAAGCAGAAGCTACAGAGGGAACTCTTGATTCGACAAAGTAA
- a CDS encoding ABC transporter ATP-binding protein, giving the protein MTPNDTTISNESGIAKRLFRYALTAKGTFITALILLAIGVAAELAGPFIAKTMIDEHILGIERPYYETTQAQGAASYNGTYYKREDRFQEGETRGQEVRLVQAGRSFYFIDEPVARTEGNRSFQDGVLTISYASEELQYPAVKLTKEQLFEFYKPELPSIYKLVGLFLICLLISMITVFGRTYWLQSAANRVIQKLRTDVYAHIQRLPVNFFDNLPAGKVVSRVTNDTEAVKDLFVAVLSNFSSGAVYITGVYVALFLLDVRLGLISLFVIPMLIVWTILYRKFATKYNTVIRSRLSEINAIINESIQGMAIIRVFRRQKATQEEFESLNADYMAHQNKMLNLNSFTTHNLVNVLRNVSFVVVLWYFGSASLNGAGIVSIGVLYAFVDLLGRMFQPITGMVNQLAALDTSIVSAKRVFELMDETGEKVTDGSMPRYLGNVEFQNVSFAYKKDYVLKDITFEAKQGQTVALVGHTGSGKSSIINLLFRFYDPQKGTITIDGQPVTDIPKQWLRKHMGIVLQDPYLFTGTIASNVSLGDPGITREQVEQALRDVGADRLLAHLPQGFDEPVLEKGSTLSAGQRQLISFARALAFNPAILILDEATANIDTETEALIQEALEVLKRGRTTFIIAHRLSTIRSADQILVLHRGEIVEQGSHDELMALGGRYFKMYQLQQGSTASIAETKETVLATSTSKLAGGHV; this is encoded by the coding sequence TTGACTCCAAACGATACAACCATCTCGAATGAATCCGGAATTGCCAAACGGCTGTTCCGCTATGCCTTAACGGCCAAGGGCACCTTCATTACCGCCTTGATTCTGCTGGCCATCGGTGTTGCCGCAGAGCTTGCTGGGCCCTTCATCGCAAAAACGATGATCGACGAGCATATTCTGGGCATCGAGCGTCCCTATTATGAGACGACGCAAGCCCAAGGTGCTGCATCCTATAATGGAACCTATTATAAACGTGAGGATCGCTTTCAAGAAGGAGAAACGCGAGGACAGGAAGTACGCCTCGTCCAGGCTGGCCGCAGCTTCTATTTCATTGATGAGCCGGTAGCCCGAACGGAAGGAAACCGTTCCTTCCAGGATGGTGTTTTGACGATTTCCTATGCCTCGGAAGAATTGCAATATCCAGCCGTCAAATTAACCAAAGAACAGCTGTTTGAATTTTATAAACCCGAGCTGCCCAGCATTTACAAGCTAGTCGGCCTGTTCCTGATCTGTCTGCTGATCTCCATGATTACGGTATTCGGCAGAACCTACTGGCTGCAATCGGCAGCCAACCGGGTCATTCAGAAGCTGCGTACCGATGTATATGCCCATATTCAGCGGCTGCCCGTCAACTTCTTTGATAATTTACCGGCGGGCAAAGTCGTTTCCCGGGTAACCAATGATACCGAAGCGGTAAAGGACCTGTTTGTTGCGGTATTATCCAACTTCAGCTCTGGCGCCGTTTATATCACGGGTGTCTATGTTGCCTTGTTCCTTCTGGACGTTCGATTGGGCTTAATCAGTTTGTTTGTTATTCCAATGCTGATTGTATGGACCATCCTGTACCGTAAATTCGCAACCAAATACAATACGGTCATCCGCTCCCGGCTGAGCGAGATCAACGCCATCATTAATGAATCCATTCAGGGCATGGCCATCATTCGTGTATTCCGCCGCCAAAAAGCGACCCAAGAAGAGTTCGAGTCCCTGAATGCGGACTATATGGCCCATCAGAACAAAATGCTCAATCTGAACTCCTTCACCACGCACAATCTGGTAAATGTGCTGCGTAACGTATCCTTTGTGGTCGTTCTTTGGTATTTCGGTTCGGCATCATTGAACGGTGCCGGCATCGTATCGATCGGCGTCCTCTACGCCTTCGTTGATCTGCTTGGCCGCATGTTCCAGCCGATTACGGGCATGGTCAACCAGCTGGCCGCGCTCGATACCTCCATCGTCTCCGCCAAACGGGTATTCGAGCTGATGGATGAAACGGGCGAAAAAGTAACGGACGGCAGCATGCCGCGGTATTTAGGAAATGTGGAGTTTCAGAATGTCTCCTTCGCATACAAGAAAGACTATGTGCTAAAAGACATTACATTTGAAGCGAAGCAGGGCCAAACCGTGGCGCTTGTCGGTCATACCGGCTCCGGCAAAAGTTCCATCATCAATCTGTTGTTCCGTTTCTATGACCCGCAGAAAGGCACGATTACCATTGATGGGCAGCCCGTTACCGATATTCCGAAGCAATGGCTCCGCAAGCATATGGGCATCGTGCTGCAAGACCCGTACCTGTTCACCGGCACGATTGCTTCGAATGTCAGCCTCGGTGATCCTGGGATCACGCGGGAACAGGTGGAGCAGGCGCTTCGCGACGTAGGGGCCGACCGGCTGCTCGCTCATCTTCCGCAAGGCTTTGATGAGCCGGTTCTGGAGAAAGGCAGCACGCTGTCCGCCGGACAGCGCCAGTTAATCTCCTTTGCCCGTGCATTGGCGTTCAACCCGGCCATACTGATTCTCGACGAAGCCACCGCTAACATCGATACGGAGACGGAAGCCTTAATCCAGGAAGCTCTGGAGGTACTGAAGCGTGGGCGCACGACCTTTATCATCGCTCACCGCTTATCCACGATTCGCAGCGCCGATCAGATTTTGGTCCTTCACCGTGGAGAAATTGTGGAGCAGGGTTCCCATGACGAGTTGATGGCCCTGGGCGGAAGGTACTTTAAAATGTACCAGCTCCAGCAAGGCAGCACGGCTTCGATTGCAGAGACTAAGGAAACGGTACTTGCCACCTCCACCAGCAAGCTGGCCGGTGGCCATGTGTAG
- a CDS encoding ATP-binding cassette domain-containing protein codes for MQELLELIGINKRFGKFAVLHNIHWSISRAECVAITGSNGAGKSTMLHVIAGLANPSVGSRIEHGTSLRVGYVPERFPALRFRPSEYLRHMAGIQGMDKQEAAKRIDAMLNVFRLQDMKMTLCSKGMLQKVNIMQALLRQPDLLVLDEPLSGLDEPSQMEMIGILSEIKRQGTAIVMSVHEPLLIASLADRETQLREGRIERDGMLETDTEMGRMKLEFTHVTQDKMLELERRSGFHYWISRGNPASMVVSRKVADEMLLDILQSGGSLTRLEPWSMEKAEQVKPNLGQSMEGEGA; via the coding sequence TTGCAGGAGCTGTTGGAATTGATCGGAATAAACAAGCGTTTTGGTAAATTCGCCGTCTTACATAACATTCATTGGAGCATTTCCCGCGCTGAGTGCGTTGCGATAACAGGAAGCAATGGCGCAGGAAAGAGCACCATGCTGCATGTGATAGCAGGGCTTGCTAACCCGTCGGTAGGGTCACGGATCGAACATGGAACATCGCTGCGTGTCGGCTATGTACCGGAACGTTTTCCTGCGCTGCGGTTTCGCCCTTCCGAATATTTGCGCCACATGGCTGGCATTCAGGGCATGGACAAACAAGAAGCAGCGAAACGAATCGATGCCATGCTGAATGTGTTTCGATTGCAGGACATGAAGATGACGCTATGCTCCAAGGGGATGCTGCAAAAGGTCAATATCATGCAGGCCCTGCTTCGTCAGCCCGATTTATTGGTTCTGGATGAACCTCTGTCGGGATTGGACGAGCCCTCTCAAATGGAGATGATCGGCATTCTAAGTGAAATCAAAAGACAAGGAACAGCGATCGTGATGTCCGTTCACGAGCCGCTGCTTATTGCTTCGCTGGCCGACCGGGAGACGCAACTCCGCGAGGGGCGGATCGAGCGGGACGGCATGCTGGAAACCGATACGGAGATGGGACGGATGAAGCTGGAATTCACGCATGTTACTCAAGACAAAATGCTGGAACTGGAACGCCGTTCAGGGTTCCATTATTGGATATCGAGAGGTAATCCTGCATCGATGGTAGTCTCGCGGAAGGTCGCGGATGAAATGCTGCTGGATATTCTACAGTCAGGCGGATCGCTGACACGGCTGGAGCCTTGGAGCATGGAGAAGGCAGAGCAAGTGAAGCCTAACCTTGGTCAATCCATGGAAGGGGAGGGAGCATAA
- a CDS encoding ABC transporter ATP-binding protein yields the protein MFAVLKNLGWFFKQEKKRYLIGLALLIFCGLVELLPPLLLGNAIDDIVSSSITWASLVQYLLMILGIVAVVYCATYIWMHRLFGGANLVERLLRTRYMNHLLRMLPPFFERNRTGDLMAKATNDLRSVAATAGFGMLVMTDSTIYLIVVLFAMGFIVSWQLTLAAILPMPIIAIGMVIYGRAIHKRYTLAQDAFGDMNDQVLESVAGVRVVRAYVQERADQQRFQDITDDVYRKNLAVAKVDALFEPTINFSIGLSYVIGLAYGVYLVFQNQITLGDLVSFNMYLGMMIWPMFAIGELINIMQRGNASLDRVNETLKTPPDVTDAASPVDVKVPDTIQFKDVTFRYPTSTIDNLKNINFTLEKGQTLGVVGRTGSGKSTLLKQLLHEYPTGTGEILISDIPMEMLATDQLHSWIGYVPQEQILFSKTVRQNIQFGKKDASDELIMDAITTAAFDRDLVTLSDGLDTIVGEKGVALSGGQKQRVSLARAFISDPDILILDDSLSAVDARTEARIIDNIRSKRAGKTTLISTHRLSAVQHADIIVVLEDGRITEQGTHDELLELGGWYREQFERQQVENNLTSEEVS from the coding sequence GTGTTTGCCGTACTTAAAAATTTAGGATGGTTTTTCAAGCAAGAAAAAAAGCGTTACTTGATCGGCCTTGCGCTTCTCATCTTTTGCGGACTGGTTGAGCTACTGCCGCCGCTTCTGCTCGGAAACGCCATTGACGATATCGTCAGCAGTTCCATAACGTGGGCTTCCCTCGTTCAATATCTGCTCATGATTCTCGGCATCGTTGCTGTCGTATACTGCGCCACTTACATATGGATGCACCGTTTGTTCGGAGGAGCGAACCTCGTGGAACGCCTGCTCCGTACCCGGTACATGAACCATTTGCTGCGGATGCTTCCGCCGTTTTTCGAACGCAACCGTACCGGAGACCTCATGGCAAAAGCCACGAATGATCTTCGCTCCGTGGCAGCAACTGCCGGCTTCGGAATGCTCGTCATGACCGACTCCACCATATACTTGATTGTCGTCCTCTTCGCCATGGGCTTCATTGTCAGCTGGCAGCTGACGCTGGCCGCTATACTGCCCATGCCGATCATTGCCATTGGCATGGTCATCTACGGAAGAGCCATTCATAAGCGCTACACACTGGCGCAGGATGCCTTCGGTGACATGAACGATCAGGTTCTGGAGTCGGTAGCCGGTGTGCGCGTCGTCCGAGCATATGTACAAGAACGCGCCGATCAGCAGCGATTCCAGGACATTACGGATGATGTATATCGTAAAAATCTGGCGGTAGCCAAAGTAGACGCCTTATTCGAACCGACCATCAATTTCTCCATTGGTCTCAGTTACGTCATCGGTTTAGCCTACGGCGTGTACCTCGTGTTCCAGAATCAAATCACACTCGGAGATCTCGTATCGTTCAACATGTACCTCGGGATGATGATTTGGCCGATGTTCGCCATCGGGGAATTGATCAACATTATGCAGCGCGGAAACGCTTCACTGGATCGGGTCAACGAAACCTTAAAGACCCCGCCGGATGTTACCGACGCCGCGAGCCCTGTAGACGTGAAGGTTCCGGATACAATTCAATTCAAGGATGTCACTTTCCGTTACCCGACCTCTACGATAGATAATTTGAAAAATATTAACTTCACACTGGAAAAAGGCCAGACGCTCGGCGTCGTAGGACGCACGGGCAGCGGCAAATCAACGCTGCTAAAGCAGCTTCTCCATGAGTACCCTACTGGAACCGGCGAAATCCTCATTTCCGACATCCCCATGGAGATGCTGGCGACCGATCAGCTCCACAGCTGGATCGGATACGTTCCCCAGGAGCAGATTTTGTTCTCCAAGACGGTGCGCCAGAACATCCAATTCGGCAAAAAGGATGCCAGCGACGAACTCATTATGGATGCCATTACAACTGCCGCTTTTGACCGCGATCTGGTTACCCTGTCCGATGGCCTTGATACCATTGTCGGCGAAAAAGGGGTGGCGTTATCCGGCGGACAAAAACAAAGGGTCTCACTGGCCCGAGCTTTTATCAGCGACCCTGACATCTTAATTTTGGACGATTCCTTGTCCGCTGTGGATGCCCGGACGGAAGCCAGAATCATCGATAATATCCGGAGCAAACGCGCCGGCAAAACGACGCTGATCTCCACGCACCGACTCTCGGCCGTTCAGCATGCCGATATCATCGTGGTGCTGGAGGACGGTCGAATCACGGAGCAGGGAACCCACGATGAACTGCTGGAGCTCGGCGGCTGGTACCGTGAGCAATTCGAACGCCAGCAGGTAGAAAACAATCTGACCTCCGAGGAGGTGTCTTAA
- a CDS encoding NUDIX domain-containing protein → MSVYHRDIRQYIGKRSVVRVKAAVLVLNDNGEILLLKRQNKDEWGLPIGTLKPGEALEDTASRELWEESGLTADDMRLLDLVSGPEYMKKQIGGDEVYYVIGVYEATGLHSAIHLSPNTEVSLKYFDFQALPAMDAITVRLLDKIKKNS, encoded by the coding sequence ATGAGCGTATATCACCGTGATATTCGCCAATACATCGGCAAACGTTCGGTGGTTCGTGTGAAAGCGGCGGTGCTTGTGCTGAACGATAATGGAGAGATTCTGCTCCTGAAACGGCAGAACAAGGACGAGTGGGGACTTCCAATCGGAACCCTGAAGCCCGGCGAAGCTCTTGAAGACACAGCGTCCAGAGAGCTGTGGGAGGAGAGCGGCCTGACAGCGGATGATATGCGACTCTTGGATCTTGTATCTGGTCCGGAGTATATGAAGAAGCAAATTGGTGGAGATGAAGTGTATTATGTGATAGGTGTGTATGAGGCAACCGGTCTGCACAGTGCCATTCATTTGTCCCCTAATACGGAAGTATCTCTTAAATATTTTGATTTTCAAGCATTGCCCGCAATGGATGCGATCACGGTCCGCTTGCTGGACAAGATTAAAAAGAACAGCTGA